From Sparus aurata chromosome 9, fSpaAur1.1, whole genome shotgun sequence, a single genomic window includes:
- the cdk5r2b gene encoding cyclin-dependent kinase 5 activator 2b, translated as MGTVLSISPATKKASIMDAELAGDAAKNDKSLKRHSMFVSLSWKKLVASSAKKSAKKVTPNLLAPPSTNQVAQLNSENIRKTHQTEEKKPKVPIPVPVPTVPTQNNEAAVQNGNGRLSAVKKQPSSLSLVSPRRIVIQASTGELLRCLGDFMCRRCFKLKELNSGDVILWFRNIDRTLLLQGWQDQGFITPANVVFVYLLCEDTVEDSIDSPAELQGTFQTCLYLAYSYMGNEISYPLKPFMIDANKDVFWETSLRIIDRLSAKMLQLNADPHFFTQVFQDLKNQRDSSESNLDR; from the coding sequence ATGGGAACCGTCCTGTCCATATCACCGGCCACCAAGAAGGCGTCGATCATGGACGCCGAGCTGGCGGGGGACGCCGCGAAGAACGACAAGAGCCTGAAGCGCCACTCCATGTTCGTGTCCCTCTCCTGGAAGAAGCTGGTGGCCAGCTCGGCCAAGAAGAGCGCGAAGAAAGTCACCCCCAACCTGCTGGCGCCTCCATCCACCAACCAGGTGGCCCAGCTCAACAGCGAGAACATCCGGAAAACGCACCAAACCGAGGAGAAGAAGCCCAAAGTGCCGATCCCGGTGCCGGTGCCCACGGTGCCCACGCAGAACAACGAGGCCGCGGTCCAGAACGGGAACGGGAGGCTCTCCGCCGTCAAGAAGCAGCCCAGCAGCCTGTCTCTGGTGTCGCCTCGGCGGATAGTCATCCAGGCTTCCACCGGGGAGCTGCTGCGCTGCTTGGGGGACTTCATGTGCCGCAGGTGTTTcaagctgaaggagctgaacaGCGGGGACGTGATCCTCTGGTTCCGCAACATCGACCGGACTCTGTTGCTCCAGGGCTGGCAGGACCAGGGCTTCATCACGCCGGCGAACGTGGTGTTCGTGTACCTGCTGTGCGAGGACACGGTGGAGGACAGCATCGACAGCCCGGCCGAGCTGCAGGGCACCTTTCAGACTTGCCTCTACCTCGCCTACTCCTACATGGGCAACGAGATCTCCTACCCGCTCAAGCCGTTCATGATCGACGCCAACAAGGACGTGTTCTGGGAGACGTCGCTCCGGATCATCGACCGGCTGAGCGCCAAAATGCTGCAGCTGAACGCGGACCCGCACTTTTTCACGCAGGTCTTCCAGGACCTGAAAAACCAGCGAGACAGCAGCGAGTCCAACCTGGACCGCTGA